In a single window of the Microbacterium sp. SL75 genome:
- a CDS encoding helix-turn-helix transcriptional regulator: protein MPATVSRSAPEERLVNLVVALMATEQGLTKDTILSSVAGYREQLEAGASKDALEKMFERDKESLRGLGVPIETIGNRADPDDLREARYRVPTAEYALPEDITFSPAEVALLNIAGGVWGSESLSADARSGLRKIRALGIPVDEPIIGYAPRIRVRDASFAALQRAIEQCRVVTFAYLRPGEARPRERRVQPLALVEYEARWHVYGYDLNVDADRTFLLSRIVGEVAATRKSFPAEQREGAGERALDGLRAVAARQRALLEVHPGTEAALRLDRRAQAAPQGIYVPYVDLHVFADELASYGPEVRVVEPADLRSEVIRRLEATLALHGGAA, encoded by the coding sequence GTGCCCGCCACCGTGTCCCGCAGCGCTCCCGAGGAGCGTCTGGTGAACCTCGTCGTCGCCCTCATGGCGACCGAGCAGGGGCTGACGAAGGACACCATCTTGTCGTCGGTGGCCGGCTACCGCGAACAGCTCGAAGCGGGCGCGTCGAAAGACGCACTCGAGAAGATGTTCGAGCGCGACAAAGAGAGCCTGCGCGGCCTGGGCGTGCCGATCGAGACGATCGGCAATCGCGCGGACCCCGACGACCTTCGCGAAGCGCGCTACCGCGTGCCGACCGCCGAGTACGCGCTTCCCGAGGACATCACGTTCAGCCCCGCCGAGGTCGCATTGCTGAACATCGCGGGGGGCGTCTGGGGGAGCGAGTCGCTGTCCGCCGACGCGCGCAGCGGACTGCGCAAGATCCGGGCCCTCGGCATCCCCGTCGACGAGCCGATCATCGGCTATGCCCCGCGCATCCGCGTGCGCGACGCCTCGTTCGCCGCCCTCCAGCGGGCGATCGAGCAATGCCGTGTCGTGACCTTCGCCTACCTTCGACCCGGAGAAGCACGGCCGCGAGAGCGACGCGTGCAGCCCCTCGCGCTCGTCGAGTACGAGGCACGGTGGCATGTCTACGGCTACGACCTCAACGTCGACGCGGATCGCACCTTCCTTCTCTCGCGGATCGTCGGCGAGGTGGCGGCCACGCGCAAGAGCTTCCCCGCCGAACAGCGCGAGGGCGCGGGGGAGCGCGCGCTCGACGGCCTGCGCGCCGTCGCCGCCCGTCAACGCGCTCTGCTGGAAGTGCACCCCGGCACCGAGGCGGCGCTGCGGCTCGACCGCCGCGCCCAAGCGGCGCCCCAGGGCATCTACGTCCCGTACGTGGACCTGCACGTCTTCGCCGACGAGCTCGCCTCGTACGGCCCCGAGGTGCGCGTCGTCGAGCCCGCGGACCTGCGCTCCGAGGTCATCCGCCGGCTCGAGGCGACGCTCGCTCTCCACGGGGGTGCCGCGTGA
- a CDS encoding FKBP-type peptidyl-prolyl cis-trans isomerase, producing the protein MRRLPALVAVTALAGFGLVGCSASASSSCPTPTDSAIASTTDSAIASVVEASGDFGTAPTVSVRSPFIPETAGTQTLIQGDGQRITSDDQLSLVDVTVFDAATGSQLVATTYAADVKSATPLPRLTQAIPAIAPLLHCVAEGSRVAVAIPGSELGTQGAQALGVNEGDGAVFVFDVRKVFLPAADGADQYNADSGMPSVVRAPDGTPGVVMPAGDAPTQVRSQTIKKGDGDVLAADSSVVIHVQGVAWGATTTFASTWKNGAPGQATVSQLPPALASALEGQTVGSQVLVVVPADQTAQDQQILKAPANAALVYVIDVLGTVS; encoded by the coding sequence GTGCGTAGACTCCCCGCTCTCGTGGCCGTGACCGCCCTGGCCGGATTCGGCCTCGTCGGGTGCTCGGCATCCGCCTCTTCGTCGTGCCCGACGCCCACCGACAGTGCGATCGCCTCGACCACCGACAGTGCGATCGCCTCGGTGGTCGAGGCCAGCGGCGACTTCGGCACCGCGCCCACCGTGTCGGTGCGCTCGCCCTTCATCCCCGAGACCGCCGGTACGCAGACACTCATCCAGGGCGACGGGCAGCGCATCACGAGCGACGACCAGCTCTCGCTCGTCGACGTGACGGTGTTCGACGCCGCCACCGGCTCGCAGCTGGTCGCGACGACCTACGCCGCCGACGTGAAGTCGGCGACGCCCCTGCCGCGCCTGACGCAGGCGATCCCCGCGATCGCGCCGTTGCTGCACTGCGTGGCCGAGGGGTCGCGCGTCGCCGTGGCCATCCCCGGCTCCGAGCTGGGTACCCAGGGTGCTCAGGCTCTCGGCGTCAACGAGGGCGACGGCGCGGTCTTCGTCTTCGATGTGCGCAAGGTCTTCCTCCCCGCGGCCGACGGCGCCGACCAGTACAACGCCGACTCGGGCATGCCCTCGGTCGTGCGGGCTCCCGACGGCACTCCCGGTGTGGTCATGCCCGCCGGTGACGCGCCCACGCAGGTGCGTTCGCAGACCATCAAGAAGGGCGACGGCGACGTGCTGGCCGCCGACTCGTCGGTCGTCATCCACGTCCAGGGCGTCGCGTGGGGCGCGACCACCACCTTCGCCTCGACGTGGAAGAACGGCGCGCCCGGGCAGGCGACCGTGTCGCAGTTGCCGCCGGCCCTCGCCTCGGCACTCGAGGGACAGACCGTCGGTTCGCAGGTGCTCGTCGTCGTCCCGGCCGATCAGACCGCGCAGGATCAGCAGATCCTCAAGGCGCCCGCCAATGCGGCTCTCGTCTACGTCATCGACGTACTCGGGACCGTCAGCTGA